A segment of the Sulfitobacter sp. D7 genome:
GGCGCGCTTTGGCCCATGCCGATCAACCTCGACGTCAGCGAAGCCTTCGCCGAAAAGCTGGAACTGGGTCAGGACATCGCCCTGCGCGACCAAGAGGGCGTGATCCTTGCGACCATGACCATCACCGACCGTTGGACCCCCAATAAGGCACGCGAGGCCGAGAAGGTCTTTGGCGCGGATGACGATGCGCATCCGGCGGTGAACTACCTGCACAATCAGGCCGGTAACGTCTATCTCGGCGGCCCGGTGACCGGCATCCAGCAGCCCGTGCACTATGATTTCCGCGCGCGCCGCGACACGCCTAACGAGCTGCGCGCCTATTTCCGCAAGCTGGGCTGGCGCCGCGTCGTGGCCTTCCAAACCCGCAACCCGCTGCACCGCGCGCATCAGGAACTCACCTTCCGTGCCGCCCGTGAGGCGCAGGCCAACCTGCTGATCCATCCGGTCGTCGGCATGACCAAGCCCGGCGACGTCGATCACTTCACCCGCGTGCGCTGCTATGAGGCGGTGCTCGATAAATACCCTGCCGCCACCACCTCGATGAGCCTCTTGAACCTCGCCATGCGCATGGCTGGCCCGCGTGAGGCCGTCTGGCACGGGCTGATCCGCAAGAACCACGGCTGTACACACTTCATCGTCGGCCGCGACCACGCTGGCCCCGGCAAGAACTCCGCCGGCGAAGATTTCTATGGCCCCTATGATGCGCAGGATCTGTTCCGCGCGCATCAGGAGGAAATGGGCATCGAAATGGTCGATTTCAAACATATGGTCTGGGTGCAGGAACGCGCCCAATATGAGGCCATGGATGAGATCAAGGACAAAGACGATGTCACCATCCTGAACATCTCAGGCACCGAGTTGCGCCGCCGCCTGCGCGAAGGGCTGGAGATCCCCGAATGGTTCTCCTTCCCCGAGGTCGTCAAGGAACTGCGCCGCACCTCGCCGCCGCGCTCCAAACAGGGGTTCACCGTCTTCTTCACCGGTTTCTCCGGCTCGGGCAAATCCACCATCGCCAACGCGCTGATGGTCAAGCTGATGGAGATGGGCGGCCGCCCTGTGACGCTGCTGGACGGTGACATCGTGCGGAAAAACCTTTCCTCTGAGTTGGGCTTCTCCAAAGAGCACCGCGATCTGAACATCCGCCGCATCGGCTATGTCGCGTCAGAGATCACCAAGAACGGCGGCATCGCCATCTGTGCGCCGATCGCGCCCTATGCCACCACCCGTCGCGCGGTGCGTGAGGATGTGGAGAACTTCGGCGCCTTCGTAGAGGTCCATGTCGCGACCTCCATCGAAGAGTGCGAGCGCCGCGACCGCAAGGGGCTCTACAAGCTGGCGCGCGAAGGCAAGATCAAAGAGTTCACCGGCATTTCTGACCCCTACGACGTGCCGCAGAACGCCGAACTGGTGTTGGAAACCGAGAACGTCGAGGTCGACAACTGCGCGCATCAGGTGTTGCTGAAGCTCGAAAACATGGGGCTGATCGCGGGTTAAACCGCTCGGCCTTCCTAGAATGGAAACGCAGCCCCTCGGGGCTGCGTTTTGCGTTTGGGTCAGGCCGTTTCCGGCATGAAGACCTGCCCCGACATCACCACACGCCCCTGCCCCGCGACGCGCACCCCGGAGATCGCATCGCGGGGGCCCAGCACTTCGACCTCTGCCCGCCCCGGACGGCCCATGAGGTGCCCCTGTTCGGCGACAAATCGGGGGCTATCGATCAGCCCCCGCGCCCAGAGATAGGCCGCCATCGCGCCTGTTGCCGATCCGGTGAAAGGGTCTTCGGCGGGGCTGGGCGGGGCCAATAGCAGCCGCGCATAGGTATCGCCCGCCGAAGTTGCGCCGTCGAGTGTTACCCAAAAAGGCTCCATCATATCGCTGTCTTGCCCCAGATGGGTGTTGTAATCCGCCAGCGCCCGGGGATCGAGTTTCAGCCTTTCCAGCGCCCTGCGGCTGCGCAAGACCGTGATGCAAAAGGGCAACCCGGTAGAGACCACCTGCGGCTGCCCGATGATATCGGCCGGTTCCAAACCGCCCACGTCTGCGACGAGATCAACAGGCACTTCGACCCCGAAAACCGGCGCGATCTGGGTCATTGCGATCTGGGCACCGCGGACCTCTATCTCCACGATACCCGCGCCCGTCTCCAGCCGCAGCGGCCCTTCACCGATCAGCCCGCGATGGCGCAGGGCCGCGACGGTGGCGATGGTCGGATGGCCGGCAAAGGGTATCTCTCGGCTGGCGAGGTAGTATTTCACCTTGAAGTCTGCGATCTCGGACGGCCCTGTAAAGGTGCATTCTACCAAAGATGTCTCACGCACATAGGCCGTGCAAATGGCATCAGGCAGCACCGCCCCGCCATGCACCACGGCACAGCCGTTGCCCCCAAAGACCTGATCGGTGAAAGCATCCACCCAGTCGAAATCGAAATCCATACGCCCGCTCCCAATAACAAAAGGCCGCAGCGGACTGCGGCCTTGCATCGGACTTAGCGTATCGTCGTGAATGTCGGCGTCAATGCACCATAACCGGGCGGTAGTCGTGTTCACGTGCCAGCGAAAATGCGAGCTTCTGATCGCCAACCAGCGCCAATTGCTGCCCTTCGGCATCATGGACCGCATAGAGAAGTTCAAGCCCCTCGGCTTGATCACGCACTTCGCGCGGCAGATCAGCGACAGCGATGGTTTTGACATAGACCATACGGTCATTTCCGTGGGTGATTGCGTCTTGCATGATGTTACCCCTTCTTGATCTTGATGGTTTGAACCACTGTTTCAGGCTTGGCGCGGGTCAGGTCGACATGCAGCAGACCATTCTCCATAACGGCTTCGCCCACATCGACCCCATCGGCCAGTACGAACGAGCGCTGAAACTGTCGCGCAGCGATCCCACGGTGCAAGAACACCCGGTCTTCGCCATCGTCAGACTGACGCCCACGGATCACGAGCTGTCTATCCTCAACTGTTATCGAGAGATCCTGTTCCGAAAAACCCGCAACCGCCAGTGTGATCCGGTAGCTGTAATCAGAGGTCTGCTCGATGTTGAACGGCGGATAACCTTCGTTTCCGGCCTTGGCGCTGCGTTCCAGCACCCGTTCCAATTGTTCAAACCCCAGCATGTGAGGGTAAGAGGCAAGCGTTAGTTTCGTCATGCGACACGTCCTTATCAGGTCAAGCGACAGTGTTTCACAGGCCCCGCAACCGGCAACCCGTTGCATTGAATATGGGGGGGCTTAAGCAGGGGCGCAAGGGCTATGCCAAATGATCTCAAGCGCTTATATTCAAGGTTCAGATGCCCAACGGAATCACCTACCCATGAATGCCCCTACCGATCTGTCGATGAAAACGGATGAAGTGCTGCGTGTTGAACTTGAAGTCTTCCGACGGGAACATCGCGATCTGGATGACGCCATCCACGCTCTTGTTGAAAAAGGAACTGGCGATCAATTGACCCTGCAGCGGCTGAAAAAGCGCAAGCTGCGGCTCAAGGATCTTATCGCCCAGATCGAAGACCGCCTGACCCCCGATATCATCGCCTAAACTTTGATCTCTGTTGCCTGCGGCAATCATCGTTGCCACATGGGCCGGGATGGGTATAGTGCGCGCTCTGATCCACCAAGAGAAGGCCCTGCGCAATGACCACGCCCCCGGTTGGCATCATCATGGGGTCCCAGTCCGACTGGGCCACCATGCGCGAAGCAGCAACCCTGCTGGAAGAGCTTAACATCCCCTTTGAGGCGCGCATCGTATCTGCGCATCGCACGCCCGACCGGCTGTGGGACTATGGCAAAACGGCCGTCGACCGTGGCCTGCAAGTGATTATCGCAGGCGCTGGCGGTGCGGCGCATTTGCCGGGCATGATGGCCTCCAAAACCCGCGTGCCGGTGATTGGCGTGCCGGTGCAAACCAAAGCGCTGTCGGGTGTGGATTCGCTTTATTCCATCTTGCAGATGCCGCGTGGTTTTCCGGTCGCGACCATGGCCATCGGTGCCGCAGGCGCGGCCAATGCGGCCTTGATGGCGGCGGGCATCCTTGCCTTGCAAGATGCGGAACTGGCCAAGCGGTTGGACGATTGGCGCGACGCGCTTAGCGCCTCAATCCCCGAGGTGCCGCATGACTGAGCCACTGCAAACCGGCGCCACCATCGGCATTCTGGGCGGCGGTCAACTGGGGCGCATGCTCTCGGTCGCCGCCGCGCGGCTTGGCTTTCGCACCCATATCTTTGAGCCGGGCGCCAACCCGCCCGCCGCCGATGTGGCCCATGCGGTGACCACCGCAGGCTATGACGACCACAGCGCGCTAGAGGCTTTCGCCCGCGCCTGTGACATCGTCACTTTCGAGTTTGAGAACATCCCAACCGAGGCGCTCGACGTGGTTGAGGCGATCACCCCGCTCCGTCCGGGCCGCGAAGCCCTGCGCATTTCCCAAGACCGGCTGACCGAGAAGACCTTCCTCGGTGACCTTGGTTTGCGGGTGGCGCCTTTTGCCGATGTCACCGACGCCGCGACTTTGAAGGCCGCCGTGGCGCAGATCGGCACGCCCGCAATCCTCAAGACCCGACGTTTCGGCTATGACGGCAAGGGCCAAGCGCGGCTGAAAGACGATACCGACCTCGACACCGCTTGGGCCGAGATGAACGGCGCGCCTTCGGTGCTCGAAGGGTTCGTGAATTTTAGCGCCGAGATTTCCGTCATCGCCGCGCGCAGCGCCACGGGCGAAGTCGCCTGTTTCGATCCCGGTGAGAACGTCCACCGCGATGGCATCCTGCACACCACCACCGTCCCGGCAAAGATCAGCAACGCGCAGCGCACCGATGCGGTTTTTCTGGCCGGTCGGGTGCTTAACGCGCTTGAGTATGTCGGCGTCATGGGGGTTGAGCTTTTCGTCACCCCGCAGGGGCTGATCGTGAACGAAATCGCCCCACGGGTGCATAACTCGGGCCATTGGACCCAGAATGGCTGCGCGATCGACCAGTTCGAGCAGCACATCCGCGCCGTCGCGGGCTGGCCCTTGGGCGATGGTCAGCGCTATGCGGATGTGGTGATGACCAACCTCATCGGTGACGATATGGACCGCGTGCCAGAGCTTGCCCGCGCGCGCGACACAGCGCTGCATCTCTACGGCAAGGCCGAGGTGAAACCGGGCCGCAAGATGGGCCATGTGAACCAGATCATTCACGCCTGAGGTCAGGCGACGAAACGCTCCGCAACCGCGCCGGACATGAAGCTTACCCGCCCCGCCACGAAAGTGGCGGCGACGCGGCCTGTGGCCTTGTCCAACACAACGATATCGGCGCGCTTGCCCGGCGCCAGCGTGCCACGATCGGTAAGCCCTAGCACCTGCGCCGGCCCGGATGAGACCAGCGCCCATGCCCCCGCAAGGTCGAGCAGCCCGCTTTGCGCCAGCATGAGGGCGGCACGGCGCGGCGAAGGGTAATGGTAGTCTGACGCCAAGGCGTGACACAGCCCCATGCTGATCAGGTCCAGCGCCGACAGATTGCCGTTATGCGACCCGCCGCGCACCACATTGGGCGCGCCCATGATCACCGCATCGCCCGCCCCATGCGCGGCCTCGGCGGCCTCCTGCGTTTCGGGGAATTCTGCCAGTGTCACACCCCGCGCCCGCCACAGACCGCGCCCCTCGGCGGTCTGATCATCATGGCTGCCCATCTTGACCCCGCGCTGCGCCAGTTCTGCGCACAGTCGATCCAAGGCCGCTGGCACCTCATCGCGCCGAGCGTGCATCTCCTGCATCTGCGCCAGATGGCTCTCGGGGCTACGCCCGGCCTTCAGCGCCTGCCCCACCAGCCGTTTCGGCATCCTACCCGCCGCCAAGCGGTCATGCGGCAAGTGATCGTTGAACACCACATAGCCCACGCCCCACTCCGCCATACGCCGCGGCAGACTGTCGTAGAGGTCGAGAATATGGGTCTCAAAGCGCAACTGCGGGCGGATATCAGTGACCAATTCCGGCGCCGTGTCGCGGATGCCGCTAAAGACCTGATCGGCAAATCCCAGCCCCCGCAGGCCGCCTTCCCAGCTGACGAACTGGGCCAAAACAGCCGTGGTCATGCCGTTGGCCGCCAGTTCCGCCTCTGCGGCGACCAGCCCTTCGGAAAGCTGCTTCATCGCCCCGCGGCGCGGTGCCAAATGCCGCTCGAACGCATCGCCATGCAGATCGACAATCCCCGGCAGCACTTGGAAGCCGGTTAAATCAACGCTCCGCCCCACCGGGCGGTCATTAATCACCCCCTCGGCAAAAGACAGCGGCGCGCGGCTAAGCCCTTCGGGATGCAGGACCTCTGCGTTCATCAGGTCAAGGTTTGGCATCGTCCCCTCCCAACCCCGGCAGGCACCCGCCTTCGGGGCAGCCAATCGCGTTCAATACGCCATCGATAAAGGTCATCGACCGGTCAAAACTGCCGGTTCTCAAAAACGCCATGGTCTGGGCGATAACGCGCGGGTTGTTCATCATGAAAGTGTGGGTCACGGGCAAAACGATATGCTCTTTCATCCCCGCCACACGGGTCGACGCGACCGAGACCTTCCCGTCATCCGGACCCGGCAAAAGGCTTGAGAAATACGGGTTTAGAGACTGTGACCCCGCGATCACGCCCAACTCAAACGGCACAGGCGGCAATTGGTTCGGGAGCGCCCCATCCCCGGTGCCGATCTCGGCCCCGGCCGGGCCGTTCAACCACTCAAAGGCGGGGTTCTCGACCAACTCGTCGACCACTTCGCTGCCGTGATTGGGCGGCCCCAGCATCACCACGCGGCCGACACGGTCGGCGCCAGCCTCTGCCACCCATTTGCGCACCAGAATACCACCCATAGAATGGGTCACGAAATCAATCTGCGCGGTGTCACAAGCGGCAACAGCCTGTGGCAAGGTCTGCTTGGTCAACTCTGCGATATTGGCTTCGGTCGAGGGATAGCCGGGGCGCACCACGCGGTATCCTTCGGCGGCCAAGGCGGCTTCCATAACAGCGAAAGACATCTCGGTTCGTGCCAGCCCATGCAGCAATACAACACAGCGGCCCGCAGCCGTTTCAGCCGCCGCAGGCAAAGGGATTGTCAGCCAAATCGCGGCGATCAGCAAGGTGAGAGGTTTCATCATGCCCTCCAGATAGACTGATTGGCGGGACTGTGAAATGGTCTTGCCGCGTTACCTGACGAAAGTATGCCGATGCCCCGCCCCTGCCCCCGATTAGCCGCCCGCGCTGTCTTGTTGCACGAGGACCGCCTCCTGCTGGTCAATGCCTATGCCGACAATCGACTGGGTTTGATGTGCGCCCCCGGCGGTGGAGTAGAGGCCGGCGCCTCCGTGCCCGACAACCTGCGCCGCGAAGTGTTCGAAGAGACGGGCCTGACAATCTCGGTCGGCGCCCCCTGTCTGGTCAACGAATTTCACGACCCCAGCGGCGATTTTCATCAGGTGGATATCTATTTCAGGTGCCATATCATCGGCCCCGCCCAGATCGCATCAGACTGGAAGGATCACGAAGCCATCGTCACCCGACATCAATGGGTCACCAAATCCGAATTGGCGCAGATTCCACACAAGCCCGGCAGCCTTGGCGCGGTCGCCTTTGGTCCGGCGGAGGCGGCGATCACCTACGATCCGTTGGAGCCGATCTTGCGCTGATCGCCCAAGCAATCCCGCCCAGGACCAACGTCGTTGCGATAATCAGCGTGAGGTTCAGCGGTTCGCCCAAAAGCAGCGCGCCAGCAAGGATGGCGATGATCGGCACGCTAAGCTGTGCCACCGCCGCCGTGCCACCGTCGATCCGGGCCAGCACCGCATACCACAATGCGTACCCAAGGCCCGAAGTTACCCCACCGCAAAGCGCGCCCAACAGCAGGCCCGTCATACTGAAATGCGACCCTGTCAAAGCAGGCAGGATAAGCATGAAAGGCAGGCAAAGCAGAAAATTCGCCGAAGTCGCTGCTAAGGGATCGCCCGATGTGCGACCAATGATCGTATAGGCGGCCCAGCCCATCCCCGCGGCGACCATCAACCCAGCGCCGATGATATCTGTCGAACCCTGCCCATCCGGCCAAAGAACAAGCACCAATCCGGCGAAGGCCGCGGCGGCGCCTGTGATTTGCCGCGCGGTGGGGGCCGCGCCGGTCATCGCGGCGTAGGTAAACATGGTAATCTGCACGACACCAAAAAGAATAAGCGCGCCGAGCCCGGCATCCAACGTTAGATAAGCGAGGCTAAAACCAATCATATAGACAGCAAGGCTGACAGCGCCGCCGATCCTGTTGGCTCGCAAGAGAGACAGCCGTCCGCCCCGTAGCGCCACCATGACCCCCAAAACCAGAGCACCTGCGGCGACGCGAACAAGCGCAAAGCCCGCAGGATCAATATGCCCTCCGTCTACCGCCATCCGCGTTAAAATGGAGTTTGCCGCAAAAGCGCACATGGTGAGAGCGGAGAGAAGGAAAAGCTGCATGACCATTCGCTTAGCCCCCCTACCCAGCTGCGCCAAGCGCTGATTTTCCTCTACATAGCAATCTAACTGGGTCGTGATGACAAACCCCCTCGATTTGACCAGCGCGATCGGATGAAGCGATACAATCAGCGCATCATTCCGACAGGTGAAACCAGATGCCTTTGCTAGGGTCATTCGGGTTTCATGTTGCACTGCCTATATTGCCTCCCTCCAAACGCACCTCTACCAACGCACCGCGTTCGGCACCGGTCGAAATCAAACGGGCATGTCCGTTATAATTCCCAGCGATTTTTCGAACCAAAGCCAGCCCAAGCCCGGAGCCTTCCACCTCGTCCCGGGATCGCAACGTGGTCATCGGCTTGAAAACACGCTCGTGAAATCGCGGATGAATCCCCGGCCCATCGTCTGAAACGGTCAACATCAGGGCAGACCCTTCGCGCCATGCCGCCACCTCGACCCTTCCTGAAAACTTATCATGATGCTTGATCGCGTTTCCGATCAATGCCGAAAAGAGCGTGTGAAGGTCTGCTTCATCAATAAGAAATGAGCCGCAACCAAAGTCATGATCGATCCGGAAACCACTGGACGGACCAATTTCCTTTACCACAGCATCGAATTTCTCTTGGAGACTAACCTCTTGTATATTCGCCATCTTCCCTGCGCGGGAATACTGCAACAGATCGAACAGCATCCGATCCAAACGCTGCGTATGCCGCTTCATCAAAGTAATGGAACTATGCACCGAAGGACTTACCTCAAGCCCAGACTCCTCGATATCCTCGGCAATCCATTCTGGCAGTTCCAATAGCGCGCGGATGGAACCGCGCAGATCATGGCTTACCAAATGGATAAACTCCTCTGCGTCCGGCGCCGTATTTGGCTGTTTCCCCAAAGGGATTTCAACGTCGAGTGACGAATATAGCTGGGGATGGGTCATATTACTAACGCCCTACGCTTGACCGTTGGACAGAGCCCCGCACCTGCCGGATCGAAGAGTAAAGCTGCCATTACGTGATATCCCTCAGCAAACGCCGCGCATTTGGCGGATACTTTCGACGAAGGCGCGCCCATCTTTGTATTTGCCTCTCCCGCCCCGCCCGGCTGGTGATAAGCTGCCACTGCTGCGCCACACGGCTCAGGGCTATTTTCGGCGCAACCTCGCCCTGCAGCGCCCGATCCAATCCTCTTCCTAAAGCCTGAAAATACTCAGATTGCCCTTTTAGGTAGAAATCTGGAATTGCCCCGTCAAGCGACGCGCGATGTACCTTAAGAAACGATTTTGAATAAGCATCTTCTACGCCCGGATCGCTGTAGTGTTCCTTTCGGTAAGGGTCGAAAAAGCCATCTGCCTGCCGAACGGCCAGTGTCGACATCTCAGGTGTGACGGCAAATAGGGCAAATAAATAGGCGAGTTCCTTCTGTGCCGATGTTGCGCTGACCACAAAGCTCCACCCCCAGTTGAAATAGGGTGTTGCAAGGAGTTCCCCCCCAACCTTCCCACCGGGCGTCGGGCCGTAAATCATCCGCCCTCTCATCAACGACCGGGGAGAATTTAGATATTTCTGCGTACCGCCCCAGCCAATATTGCAATAGACATCGCCTTTCGCGTATCGCGCCCAGTTTTCAAACAGCCCAAGGCTAGAGGTATCGGGGACGAGGCTGTCTGAAATCGCAATCAATTCCTCCAACGCCGCTACACCCGGGTCTTCAGCGATTTGCGGGGTCATATCGGGGGACAACGGCCAATACCCTTTGGCGTGAAATCGAATCCACCACTCCCACGCCAGATACCCCGGCGTGCGAAACAACAACCCGCCATATCGACCCGCTTCTGGCGCATGAAAAAAACGTATTTGCCGATCCAGCTCCACCCAAGTCTCTGGCATGGCGAGAGAATAACCAAAACGATCCGCATAGCGCGCCTGCTCATCCGGATCGTGAAGCATTTCGCGATGGTAAAACATCACATAGGCGTCGCCATCTGTTTGGAAACCATAGTTCTGACCGTCAAACCTATCCCCTTCCTGATAGAGCATAGGGTCGCGAAATCCCGTCGGCTCATAGCGTGCGGCGTAGTCATCCAAAGCGTGGATTGCCCCTGCGGCAACGAGGTCTGCCACCCCAAAGGTCGCAGGCAGGGCAACGTCATATTTCGCCTCCCCAAGTACACTATTTAGCATTAGCTCCGCGTTGATCTGATCGACATGCACCTCTTGAAGGTCGACTTTCACCCCGGTTCGCTCCGTAAACACCGCCGCGACCGGTTCAAGATTGGCACGTGACCCTTCCGGAAGCAGCACAGAGAGCGTTCTGGCATCTCCAACCAAACCACGGGCATGCGCGGCCACTTTTATATCAATCGTCTCCCCAAATACCGGACCGGCGATAAGCGTGCTAAGACCGGCACCCAGGCCGATAGAGAACCTTCGCCTTGTCAACCTGCGCCCGCCTAACACACTGCAATCCTCCAATCAGCGGGAGGAGGGTGCCCCCCTCTCGCTTTGATGAACCCGGTTTTAGAGCCGTGGCGATTAACATTGCGTTAATTGGTCCCAGCTATTTAGTCAGCATGGTTACGATGCATCCCCCATGGTCGCTGCGGCAGTTTCTCGGCAGTCGTATCAGCACCCGCCTAAGGGCAGCGCTCCTTCTCGTGGCGGCCATTATTGGCGTTGCGGGATGGGCTGCTACGGGTCAGATGCGATCTGTGCTGGTCAGTCACGCTCATTTGAGCCAATCGGCCCTTCCTACGTTGGCTATTTCCCAGCAAATTGAGCGGTCCTTGAACGGTGTATTCCTTTCGATTGAGCAGCTTAATCAATTAGATACCTCCGTGTCGCCAGATACGCTCGGGAAAGACATCACAACAAAAATCGACAAAACTTTTGAGCTTTTAGAAAATCTGAAGACAATGGAGATCGCGCTCCCGCTGGCAGCGCGGCTGGAGGGACGGCTGCATATGGCGCGGCGGGCATCTGATGCGACAGTTTTCAGCCTTCAGGAAATGCGGCGCGCCGAGGGCCAGATCCTCACAACGCTTGATCTTGTCGAGCAAATCCAAGTACAGAATCATACTATTATTGATGAGTTAGCCTACCGACTTTCACGGCAAACCGAAGCCCTGCTGAGTGAAGTCTCAGGAAGCTTTGCATCCGGTGATGTAGCCTCAGAAAATCGCCCTTCAGGCTTTCCCGACATGTTGTTGAGCGCAATTAATCTCAATGACATTCGGCTAAGTCTCGACACGCTTATTAACATCATCAACTCACAAGGACTACAGAACCAACTCCTTCAACTTGAGCGCGCACGGCTTCTTGTCGAAGAACATTTCCAGGATGCCATCACCCGGTTACCGCGCATTCATGAAGCAGCCAGTAGACGGTCGCTGGCCCGCCAAATCGACGCGCTGCGCGACGTGCTGCTTGATCCCAAAAAGGGCTTCTTCGCGCATTCAACGGCACGTCTGCAGTTTCACGAGAGCGTTCAAAGGCTACAAGCCGAACACCTGCCCATGATCGTGGGGATTTCGGACATATCCTCCGATCTTACTCAGAACACTTTGCGGCGGGTGGATCTCGCGACAGATGAGCTGCGCGACACCATCCATCGGGTCATATGGACTGTTGGCCTTACCGTTGGAAGCGCGCTTCTCGTGATTGCCCTTACCAACGGCTTTGTTGTTGAGCGGCAGTTTAACCGTCGCATCAATCGATTGACCAATTCCGTCACGGCTATCGCTCAGGGTGACCTTGATCACCCCGTCACCGTGCGAGGGCAGGACGAACTAGGAGAGATGGCACGTGCATTAGTTGTGTTCCGCACAACTGCGGAAGAGTTGCGGCGCTCGAACATTGAGCTCGAGAAATTCGCCTATGTGGCCGCCCACGACCTGCGATCTCCCCTCCGTGCGGTGCATGAACT
Coding sequences within it:
- a CDS encoding sensor histidine kinase, which encodes MTHPQLYSSLDVEIPLGKQPNTAPDAEEFIHLVSHDLRGSIRALLELPEWIAEDIEESGLEVSPSVHSSITLMKRHTQRLDRMLFDLLQYSRAGKMANIQEVSLQEKFDAVVKEIGPSSGFRIDHDFGCGSFLIDEADLHTLFSALIGNAIKHHDKFSGRVEVAAWREGSALMLTVSDDGPGIHPRFHERVFKPMTTLRSRDEVEGSGLGLALVRKIAGNYNGHARLISTGAERGALVEVRLEGGNIGSAT
- a CDS encoding extracellular solute-binding protein, giving the protein MAAHARGLVGDARTLSVLLPEGSRANLEPVAAVFTERTGVKVDLQEVHVDQINAELMLNSVLGEAKYDVALPATFGVADLVAAGAIHALDDYAARYEPTGFRDPMLYQEGDRFDGQNYGFQTDGDAYVMFYHREMLHDPDEQARYADRFGYSLAMPETWVELDRQIRFFHAPEAGRYGGLLFRTPGYLAWEWWIRFHAKGYWPLSPDMTPQIAEDPGVAALEELIAISDSLVPDTSSLGLFENWARYAKGDVYCNIGWGGTQKYLNSPRSLMRGRMIYGPTPGGKVGGELLATPYFNWGWSFVVSATSAQKELAYLFALFAVTPEMSTLAVRQADGFFDPYRKEHYSDPGVEDAYSKSFLKVHRASLDGAIPDFYLKGQSEYFQALGRGLDRALQGEVAPKIALSRVAQQWQLITSRAGRERQIQRWARLRRKYPPNARRLLRDIT
- a CDS encoding sensor histidine kinase produces the protein MAINIALIGPSYLVSMVTMHPPWSLRQFLGSRISTRLRAALLLVAAIIGVAGWAATGQMRSVLVSHAHLSQSALPTLAISQQIERSLNGVFLSIEQLNQLDTSVSPDTLGKDITTKIDKTFELLENLKTMEIALPLAARLEGRLHMARRASDATVFSLQEMRRAEGQILTTLDLVEQIQVQNHTIIDELAYRLSRQTEALLSEVSGSFASGDVASENRPSGFPDMLLSAINLNDIRLSLDTLINIINSQGLQNQLLQLERARLLVEEHFQDAITRLPRIHEAASRRSLARQIDALRDVLLDPKKGFFAHSTARLQFHESVQRLQAEHLPMIVGISDISSDLTQNTLRRVDLATDELRDTIHRVIWTVGLTVGSALLVIALTNGFVVERQFNRRINRLTNSVTAIAQGDLDHPVTVRGQDELGEMARALVVFRTTAEELRRSNIELEKFAYVAAHDLRSPLRAVHELSLWVLEDEENALSAESRSYLLMSQQRIDRLNRLLNDLLDYARAGQDQPAPEPVHLARLVADLARYTDTEGRFKISFAGTNQIIDVQLTPLQQILGNLISNAIKHHDRDHGTIHVNAELQQDRVVLSVRDDGPGIELRHQEKIFELFQTLKSRDEVEGSGLGLAIVSKLASHQKGKITLVSDPNKKRGSTFVVELPLATQTHRNLAVAAAA